DNA sequence from the Butyricimonas faecalis genome:
AATTGGAAATAGCATCTCCAGCGGCAGTTCGTCCGGTTTTACGTGCGACTAACACGGCTCTTCCTGTTGGGGGAGCGGGTAGCGTGGATTTGAGGGAAGCTGCCAAAAAGACAGTTCCGGCTGTCGTTCATGTCAAAACGGTACAAATGGGACGGGAATATATAGGTAACCCGCTATTGGAATTTTTCTACGGTTACGCCCCGCGTACGCGGGAGACTCCACAACGGATGGGTATAGGATCGGGTGTCATTGTCTCCGAGGACGGGTATATTATCACGAATAATCACGTGATCGACAAGAGCGACAAGATTACCGTGACTTTGGATAACAAGACGGAATATGAGGCCAAGGTGATCGGGACGGATCCCAACACGGATATTGCTTTATTAAAAGTGGAAGCAAGCGGACTTCCTTACCTGGAGTACGCGAATTCGGACGACGTGGAGTTGGGAGAGTGGGTTTTGGCCGTGGGTAACCCGTATAATTTAACCTCGACGGTTACGGCGGGAATTATTAGTGCCAAAGCGAGAGAGTTGGGAATTAACCGGAGCCAGATGAGTCTGGAATCATTCCTGCAGACAGATGCTGCCGTGAACCCCGGTAACAGTGGGGGAGCGTTGGTGAATGCCAAGGGAGAGTTGATTGGAATAAATACGGCAATCGAATCTCCGACGGGTTCTTATTCGGGGTATTCGTTTGCAGTACCTTCTAATATTGCCCGGAAGGTGGTTGGGGACTTGAAGGAGTTCGGTACGGTGCAGAGAGCCATGATGGGAATATCCATGTGGAGGGAAGAGTTGACTCCGGCCGTGGCGAAAGAACTGGGAACGGATGAAGTGAGCGGAATATATGTCTATGACGTGGTACCTAACGGGGCGGCAGCCAAAGCGGGGATAAAGAAAGGAGATGTGATCAAACGTATTAATGGTATAGAGGTAAAGACAAGGCCGGAGTTTCAAGGGCAGTTGGCTAAATATCATCCGGGAACCACGATTTCCGTGACCGTGAGCCGCGGTGGAAAATTGAAGGATTTTGACGTGGTGCTTCAAAACACGTATGGTGATGTGGCTTTAGTGGATAAAAACTATACCGGAATACTGGGAGCCACGGTGGAACCGTTGAGTCGGGAGGATCGTTACCGCTATCGTTTGAACGGGGGCGTGAAAATTGTAGATATAAAGAATGGCCCGTTTAAAGCGATTGGTTTGGGAGAAGGATATATTATTGTGAAAATTAATAACACGGTAATTTATGATAAGGACGATTTGGTTCGGGCATTGAAAGCAGCAGAAAATGAGGGCGTTCTTGTGACGACTGTTTCGCCGCGCGGACGTGTCGAATACTATGCTTTATCTTTGCAAAATTAAAAAACGTTAATATTGAAAAGGTGTCGATTTTAACATATTGGTTTATGGATAAATTGTTCTACCTTTGCGACATATTTGGGGGAGAATATTAGAAGACTATGAGACAGCTAAAGATAACAAAATCTATAACAAACAGAGAGAGTGCTTCTCTTGACAAATATTTGCAAGAGATTGGTAAGGAGGATTTGATTACGGTTGAAGAGGAAGTTGAGCTTGCCCAACGAATCCGGAAAGGGGATCAGCGGGCTTTGGAGAAACTGACTCGGGCAAACCTTCGTTTCGTGGTATCTGTTGCAAAACAATACCAGAATCAGGGTTTGAGTCTTCCGGACCTTATCAACGAGGGGAATTTGGGTTTGATTAAGGCAGCAGAGAAGTTTGACGAAACGAGGGGTTTCAAGTTCATTTCATACGCTGTATGGTGGATTCGTCAGTCTATCCTGCAAGCATTGGCCGAGCAGTCGCGTATTGTACGTTTGCCATTGAATCAAGTTGGATCTTTGAATAAAATCAATAAAGCATTTTCTCGTTTCGAACAGGAGCATGAGCGTCGTCCGTCTCCGGAAGAGCTGGCAGAGACGTTGGATTTACCGGCAGAAAAGGTTGCCGATACGTTGAGGGTGTCCGGCCGTCATATTTCTGTGGATGCACCTTTCGTTGAGGGTGAGGATAACAGTTTGCTTGACGTGTTGGTAAACGATGATTCTCCTGTTGCGGACAAGACGTTGATTAACGAGTCTTTGTCGACGGAAGTGGAGAGGGCATTGGCCACGTTGACCGAAAGAGAGCGTGATATTATTCGTCTGTTCTTCGGGATTAATTGCCAAGAGATGACATTGGAAGAAATCGGTGAGAAGTTTGGGTTAACCCGCGAACGTGTTCGACAGATCAAGGAAAAGGCTATTCGCCGTCTGCGACACTCTTCCAGAAGTAAGCTATTAAAAACTTATCTAGGATAAATGAAAAAGCGCCGGTCGGCGCTTTTTTGTTTGTAGGTTATTATTACTTCACCTTATTTGGTATTGATTTTCTTTGCTGCTACGATTTCTATTTTATCATTAACTTTTTTAAGACCAACTTTGATCGGTTTTGAATTTTCGAGGCTATAATTCAAGACAGATAAAGTTTTTTTATATCCTTTTGCATCCATGTCTAGCCAAAATACAGATGATAAATATAGTAAAGAAACACCTTTATATCCATCTCTTTCATCCATAAAGTGAGATACAGATGTTTCTTCCCATCTTAAATTCTCGACTATTCTTTTTGAATTGCTACAAGCTATCGTTGCACATGTAAATAATAAGAAGACAAAGAATTTCATGATAATAATATTAACGTGTGTTTGATTGAATCGCTATGCTCATTGAAAACAAAGTTATGGAAATTTTTGTAATGGCAGACGAGTTTTGTAAAGTTTTAATACCCTGCTCTGTCGTAGATTAATTGTGTGTAAGGATTGGATAACGATTTCTTTGCTCTTGCAGCTTGATAGGATGAGGTGCATGATGCGAGATGGATTTGCGGGAACTGATATCCGCAATTGGGAATTTGAATCCTGCCATATTTTTCGTAATTTTGAAGAATCATTTTAATTATAAGAATTATGAAGAAGTCATTTTTATTTTTAGCAGATGGTTTTGAAGAGGTTGAAGCTCTCGGAACAGTGGATGTTTTGCGTCGGGGAACGATTGAGGTGAAAACGGTTTCTATTTCCGATAAAAAAGAGGTTACGGGTGCACATGGAATCTCTGTGGTGGCTGACCTTTTGTTGAATGACGTGAAAGAAGAGGAGGCAGAGTTCTTGATTTGTCCGGGAGGAATGCCGGGGGCCAAGAATTTGGGAGATTGCTCGGCATTGGTGCAATTAATTCAAGAGTACTATGACAAAGGTGGTTACGTGGCAGCTATTTGTGCGGCACCGGCTTTGGTGTTGAGTAAAATAAAAATGAATAAAAGGCATACAATGACCTGCTATCCGGGATTTGAAGGATATTTACCGGATGCCGATATGCAACCTCATGGCGTGGTGGTTGATGGTAACGTGATCACGGGTAGAGGTCCGGCATACGCTTTTAAATTCGGGTTGGCTATTCTGGAACAAATAACATCCAAGCAAGTGGCTGAAGAGGTGGCGGCCGGAATGTTACTGGATTAACATGAGAAGTTGTATATCCCTCTGAATCTAAAGATTAGAACGGTTATATTTCTCGAAAGCCCCCAACCCGAAAAGTGAAAAATCATAGCGAATCGGATCGATAGGGTCCATTTCCCGGAGACGTGCAGTAAGTTCTTCCACGGCTTTCCGGTCATTCTGGTTACGGGTAAGCAGGCCTAGTTGACGACTCACGTTACCCGTGTGTAGGTCTAGTGGAATCAATAGGGCAGAGGTTGGAATATCTTTCCACAGGCCGAAATCCACCTCTCCGTCGTGTCTCACCATCCAGCGCAAAAACATATTTACCCTCTTCGCTGCTGACCCCTTCTCCACGTTAGCAATATGTCGCAGTACTCTTGCTTCGGCAGGTAAAGAGGTGAAAACAGAATACCACTCTTTTAGTACTTCGAACATATCTTGATGTTTTTGGTAAGCCCGTGTGAAAACGGTTTCCAAGCCTCCGTGATGGCGATAAATATTCGCTAGGGATCTCAAAAAGTAAACACAATCGTAGCTATTAAATGTGCGGTGTTTGAAATTACAGAAACGTTCGTAGTCTTGATCTTCCGCCTGCATCACGAAATCATGGGGTGCATAATCCATTAATTGCATCAACTCCTTGCATTTCTTGATAATCGTGGGGCGTTGTCCCCATGCTAATGATGCTGCCAGGAATCCGGCAATTTCGATGTCCTCTTTTTCCTCGAAACACTTTGGTATCTGGATCGGATCGGTTTCTATAAAGAATTCCGATTTATTGTATTCTAAATACTTCTCGTCAAGTAATTGTTTTAAGTCTTTGGAAAACATTCGAATAATTTACAATTTATGAATTCCGATTTACGATTGAAAAAGCGTTTGTTCCGTGCGGCTGGGATTTGAAATTTAAAATCTAAAATTGTTTCACCGCTCTCAACATTTCCCGTTTTCCCGGGGGACCGGGAAGGCGTTTCAAGTTAAAACCGATATTACGGAGGGCTTGTTTCACGGTTCCTTTCACGCAATAAGTCGTGAGAATTCCTTCCGGTTTAAGCGCTTTGTAAAATTTGGAAAGCATAGTTTCCGTCCATAGGCGAGGCTGTACGTCGGGGGCAAAAGCATCGAAAAAGACGATATCGAAATATTCG
Encoded proteins:
- a CDS encoding trypsin-like peptidase domain-containing protein, whose product is MRKSFLNLGLGVVGGCLAFVAIDAMRGESAAPVSQLEIASPAAVRPVLRATNTALPVGGAGSVDLREAAKKTVPAVVHVKTVQMGREYIGNPLLEFFYGYAPRTRETPQRMGIGSGVIVSEDGYIITNNHVIDKSDKITVTLDNKTEYEAKVIGTDPNTDIALLKVEASGLPYLEYANSDDVELGEWVLAVGNPYNLTSTVTAGIISAKARELGINRSQMSLESFLQTDAAVNPGNSGGALVNAKGELIGINTAIESPTGSYSGYSFAVPSNIARKVVGDLKEFGTVQRAMMGISMWREELTPAVAKELGTDEVSGIYVYDVVPNGAAAKAGIKKGDVIKRINGIEVKTRPEFQGQLAKYHPGTTISVTVSRGGKLKDFDVVLQNTYGDVALVDKNYTGILGATVEPLSREDRYRYRLNGGVKIVDIKNGPFKAIGLGEGYIIVKINNTVIYDKDDLVRALKAAENEGVLVTTVSPRGRVEYYALSLQN
- a CDS encoding sigma-70 family RNA polymerase sigma factor, which codes for MRQLKITKSITNRESASLDKYLQEIGKEDLITVEEEVELAQRIRKGDQRALEKLTRANLRFVVSVAKQYQNQGLSLPDLINEGNLGLIKAAEKFDETRGFKFISYAVWWIRQSILQALAEQSRIVRLPLNQVGSLNKINKAFSRFEQEHERRPSPEELAETLDLPAEKVADTLRVSGRHISVDAPFVEGEDNSLLDVLVNDDSPVADKTLINESLSTEVERALATLTERERDIIRLFFGINCQEMTLEEIGEKFGLTRERVRQIKEKAIRRLRHSSRSKLLKTYLG
- a CDS encoding DJ-1 family glyoxalase III, whose protein sequence is MKKSFLFLADGFEEVEALGTVDVLRRGTIEVKTVSISDKKEVTGAHGISVVADLLLNDVKEEEAEFLICPGGMPGAKNLGDCSALVQLIQEYYDKGGYVAAICAAPALVLSKIKMNKRHTMTCYPGFEGYLPDADMQPHGVVVDGNVITGRGPAYAFKFGLAILEQITSKQVAEEVAAGMLLD
- a CDS encoding TIGR02757 family protein; this encodes MFSKDLKQLLDEKYLEYNKSEFFIETDPIQIPKCFEEKEDIEIAGFLAASLAWGQRPTIIKKCKELMQLMDYAPHDFVMQAEDQDYERFCNFKHRTFNSYDCVYFLRSLANIYRHHGGLETVFTRAYQKHQDMFEVLKEWYSVFTSLPAEARVLRHIANVEKGSAAKRVNMFLRWMVRHDGEVDFGLWKDIPTSALLIPLDLHTGNVSRQLGLLTRNQNDRKAVEELTARLREMDPIDPIRYDFSLFGLGAFEKYNRSNL